In Candidatus Sulfotelmatobacter sp., one genomic interval encodes:
- a CDS encoding DUF933 domain-containing protein, with translation MQRVGILGLPQSGKTTLFEILMQGAGAEAAAPGGRAARDQIGVVRVPDPRVDRLSALYQPRKTTYAQVQFVDSAAAGQGTARAASRGQDLFSAVRNCEALVALVRDFENPAVPIEGGVDPARDLARLESELVFNDLVIVESRLEKIEKESRVGKSQNERERELMARCRAELEAGRPLRGERFDPEEEKLLRGYQLLSRKPLLQVYNQDDRSQRRPAGPGPNTLAVALRAHLEREVVALPPEDRAAFRAELGIQEDGLSLVIRSCYELLGLISFFTVGPDEVRAWTIHRGEKAVDAAGEIHTDLAKGFIRAEVIGWEKLLEAGSEAKAREKGWLRLEGRAYEVQDGECLEIRFNK, from the coding sequence ATGCAGCGCGTCGGCATCCTCGGCCTGCCGCAATCCGGCAAGACCACGCTGTTCGAGATCCTGATGCAGGGCGCAGGCGCCGAAGCCGCAGCGCCCGGTGGACGCGCGGCGCGCGACCAGATCGGTGTGGTGCGGGTGCCCGACCCGCGCGTCGACCGACTCTCCGCCCTCTACCAACCCAGGAAGACCACCTACGCCCAGGTCCAGTTCGTGGATTCGGCGGCCGCCGGGCAGGGGACGGCGCGGGCCGCTTCCAGGGGCCAGGACCTGTTCTCGGCGGTGCGCAACTGCGAAGCGCTGGTCGCGCTGGTGCGCGATTTCGAGAATCCGGCGGTGCCGATCGAGGGCGGGGTCGACCCGGCGCGAGATCTCGCTCGCCTCGAGAGCGAGCTGGTATTCAACGACCTGGTGATCGTCGAGAGCCGGCTCGAGAAGATCGAGAAGGAATCGCGAGTGGGCAAGTCGCAGAACGAGCGGGAGCGGGAATTGATGGCGCGGTGCCGCGCCGAGCTCGAGGCCGGACGGCCGCTGCGCGGGGAGCGCTTCGATCCCGAGGAGGAGAAGCTGCTGCGCGGCTATCAACTCCTGTCGCGGAAGCCGCTGCTTCAGGTGTACAACCAGGACGATCGTTCGCAGCGCCGCCCGGCCGGGCCGGGGCCGAACACCCTGGCGGTGGCCTTGCGCGCGCACCTCGAGCGCGAGGTGGTGGCGCTGCCGCCCGAAGATCGGGCAGCGTTCCGAGCCGAGCTGGGCATTCAGGAGGACGGGCTTTCGCTGGTCATCCGTTCGTGTTACGAGCTGCTCGGGCTGATCTCGTTCTTCACGGTCGGGCCCGACGAGGTGCGGGCCTGGACGATCCATCGCGGAGAGAAGGCGGTCGACGCGGCGGGAGAGATCCACACCGACCTCGCCAAGGGCTTCATTCGCGCCGAGGTGATCGGATGGGAGAAGCTGCTCGA
- a CDS encoding zf-HC2 domain-containing protein, whose protein sequence is MNCEELVEQLSEYLDPDAREELCRQINEHLAHCKNCRVEVDTARKTIQIVQSPQAVETPVWVSEQLGRQLALAYEARAENPGTD, encoded by the coding sequence ATGAATTGTGAGGAGTTGGTCGAGCAGCTCTCGGAGTATCTCGACCCAGACGCTCGTGAAGAGTTGTGCCGGCAGATCAACGAGCATCTGGCCCACTGCAAGAACTGCCGAGTCGAAGTAGACACCGCCCGCAAGACCATTCAGATCGTGCAGAGTCCTCAAGCCGTCGAGACACCGGTGTGGGTGAGTGAGCAGCTGGGGCGACAGCTGGCCCTGGCATACGAAGCGAGGGCCGAAAATCCCGGGACCGATTGA
- a CDS encoding adenylosuccinate synthase — MPCTVVVGAQWGDEGKGKIVDALSAESDFVARYQGGPNAGHSVIHRGRTLVLHLVPSGILQPMTRNLIGNGVVIDVPKLREEVGNLEGMGLEVRSRIGVSRAAHVILPYHRAAEAAAEQGPGAIGTTGRGIGFAYRDKAARVGIRVGDLFEAARFEVAADRNLARLRHEFPEAESLHSMSGASLRRELAEAIRWLEPLATDVSLELHDALAANRRLLLEGAQGTLLDLDHGTYPYVTSSPASAAGAPLGVGLGPRAVDRVIGVTKAYTTRVGNGPFPTEMPPEEAARLREAGEEYGATTGRPRRCGWLDLPALRYAARVNGLDALVVTKLDVLDQFEEIRVAEGYERAGRRLAGFPADAADLESCRPLWRSFPGWRSPTGHIRSWRELPRPARAYLEWVEGASGVRIDRVSVGAEREAEIDRTAD; from the coding sequence GTGCCGTGCACGGTGGTGGTGGGCGCTCAATGGGGCGATGAAGGCAAGGGCAAGATCGTCGACGCGCTGAGCGCCGAGTCCGACTTCGTGGCGCGCTATCAGGGCGGACCGAATGCCGGCCATAGCGTCATCCATCGAGGCCGCACGCTGGTGCTGCACCTGGTGCCCTCGGGAATCCTGCAGCCCATGACGCGCAATCTGATCGGTAACGGCGTGGTGATCGACGTGCCGAAGTTGCGCGAGGAAGTTGGCAACCTCGAAGGGATGGGCCTCGAGGTTCGCTCGCGAATCGGAGTGAGCCGCGCCGCGCACGTGATCCTTCCGTATCATCGCGCCGCCGAGGCCGCCGCCGAACAGGGCCCGGGCGCGATCGGCACCACCGGCCGCGGGATCGGCTTCGCCTATCGTGACAAGGCGGCTCGCGTTGGTATTCGCGTCGGCGATCTGTTCGAGGCGGCACGATTCGAGGTGGCGGCGGACCGAAACCTTGCGCGACTGCGTCACGAGTTTCCCGAAGCCGAATCGCTCCACTCGATGAGCGGTGCCTCGCTCCGCCGCGAGCTCGCCGAGGCGATCAGGTGGCTCGAACCGCTGGCGACCGACGTTTCGCTCGAGCTGCACGACGCACTGGCCGCGAATCGCCGGCTGCTGCTCGAGGGGGCGCAGGGAACCTTGCTGGACCTCGATCACGGAACCTACCCGTACGTGACGTCGTCGCCGGCCAGCGCCGCCGGCGCACCGCTCGGGGTCGGCCTCGGGCCACGAGCGGTGGACCGGGTGATCGGGGTGACGAAGGCCTACACGACTCGCGTCGGAAACGGACCGTTCCCGACCGAGATGCCGCCCGAGGAGGCGGCCCGGCTGCGGGAGGCAGGCGAGGAGTACGGTGCCACGACCGGCCGGCCGCGCCGTTGCGGCTGGCTCGACCTGCCCGCTCTGCGCTATGCGGCGCGCGTCAACGGACTCGATGCTCTGGTGGTGACCAAGCTCGACGTGCTCGATCAGTTCGAGGAGATCCGAGTCGCCGAGGGATACGAGCGGGCCGGCAGGAGACTGGCGGGGTTTCCCGCCGACGCGGCCGACCTCGAAAGCTGCCGCCCGCTCTGGCGCAGCTTTCCCGGGTGGCGGAGCCCGACCGGCCACATCAGAAGCTGGCGTGAGCTGCCCCGGCCGGCCCGCGCCTATCTGGAGTGGGTCGAGGGGGCGAGTGGGGTCCGAATCGATCGCGTCTCGGTCGGGGCCGAGCGAGAGGCGGAGATCGACCGCACAGCGGATTGA
- a CDS encoding SpoIIE family protein phosphatase, whose product MLGPALALLFLVIALEAHLRGRRAGEASVRRSLLLFTAGHLAAVTALAAVGSPRMAGATAAPLGVAVVAGAVSWLGLARLIACDSRLGDWIWRGLMALLCLITASSGWGAPTFFASMGVLSYRWNRRFDTRQRFGFAVCALALFALDLWITIPGSFGGGPTQKLLFNVAHWLMSVGSVYVSFGVLALLFAFVRDPSLGIRTVGRRLALSHVLVVVIPLLLVGGVWMVTTVLGVNNDRATVAARVLAAEGVELRRELVDVLAARTDAREAAARVVAHGPAWQRARLWRVEGSGFERLAGDSITGEHALAAWADSLPAHPAAGFVLLGDSLWFGAAARDRTDSTRAAILLQPADSILAGDAARVAGARLTVVTNAAGGSNGSLVIGGPGADAIRTERVIASDSLLEVERGRSGGRWTRDDSLRIEEARKVTQQLGLANRRLSAARRRPGVSITTSRDTFNLVKTTPGAVVLAGKTLVPGLAWDDSSKRWVNMRSMMLAQVPARSALVGLYESVRENPITWIPIFLILSVAMLATLVAAFDFAMVRGMAGSITAAIDALKRGAARLEAGVLDQSIEVKGDDDLWSVAGTFNRALVGLQRARELEAERTRIESELALARQIQARLLPLKPPRIEGFEIAGVSESAREVGGDYFDHFPLDEHRVLLVIADVSGKGVPAALLMSAFRASLMSRELSTSDPVKLAGQLNEFLLHSVEMGKFVTAFLAFADSRAGTLDYVSAGHNPAVLWRADGSHELLNEGGVMLGIMPGAPYSAGRSRFGPGDLLVLYTDGVTEGADAAGRMWGEERLIETLAHERSTSCDRLARLIAERVRVFEGEQGPADDITLLVARRT is encoded by the coding sequence ATGCTGGGCCCGGCGCTGGCGCTTCTGTTCCTGGTGATCGCCCTCGAGGCGCACCTGCGCGGGCGGAGGGCCGGCGAAGCATCGGTCCGGCGCTCGCTGTTGCTCTTCACCGCCGGCCACCTCGCCGCGGTGACGGCGCTGGCGGCGGTGGGCTCGCCGCGCATGGCCGGCGCGACCGCGGCGCCGCTGGGGGTCGCGGTGGTGGCGGGCGCGGTCTCCTGGCTGGGACTCGCGCGGCTGATCGCCTGCGATTCGCGGCTCGGCGACTGGATCTGGCGCGGGCTCATGGCGCTCCTGTGCCTGATCACGGCTTCGAGCGGCTGGGGCGCTCCGACCTTCTTCGCCTCGATGGGTGTCCTTTCCTATCGCTGGAACCGTCGCTTCGACACGCGCCAGCGCTTCGGATTCGCGGTCTGTGCGCTCGCGCTGTTCGCGCTCGATCTGTGGATCACGATTCCCGGCTCGTTTGGGGGCGGCCCGACGCAGAAGCTCCTGTTCAACGTCGCCCACTGGCTGATGTCGGTGGGCTCGGTCTACGTCTCGTTCGGGGTGCTGGCGCTGCTGTTCGCGTTCGTGCGCGATCCGAGCCTCGGTATTCGCACGGTCGGTCGCCGCCTTGCGCTTTCGCATGTGCTGGTGGTGGTGATTCCGCTGCTGCTGGTCGGTGGCGTCTGGATGGTGACCACCGTGCTAGGCGTGAACAACGATCGCGCGACGGTGGCCGCGCGTGTGCTCGCCGCGGAGGGCGTCGAGCTGCGCCGCGAGCTGGTGGATGTGCTGGCGGCACGGACCGACGCGCGCGAGGCGGCGGCTCGCGTCGTGGCCCATGGCCCGGCCTGGCAGCGGGCGCGGCTGTGGCGCGTCGAGGGAAGTGGCTTCGAGAGGCTGGCGGGAGATTCCATCACCGGCGAGCACGCCCTCGCTGCCTGGGCCGACTCGCTCCCGGCGCATCCGGCTGCGGGCTTCGTGCTGCTCGGAGATTCGCTCTGGTTCGGCGCGGCGGCGCGCGATCGCACCGATTCGACTCGCGCCGCGATCCTGCTCCAGCCCGCCGATTCGATTCTCGCCGGGGACGCCGCGCGGGTGGCGGGTGCGCGCCTCACGGTGGTGACCAACGCAGCCGGCGGGTCGAACGGCAGCCTGGTGATCGGCGGCCCGGGGGCCGACGCGATCCGGACCGAACGCGTGATTGCGAGCGATTCGCTGCTCGAGGTCGAGCGCGGAAGGTCCGGCGGGCGATGGACCCGCGATGATTCGCTGCGGATCGAAGAGGCACGCAAGGTCACGCAGCAGCTGGGACTGGCGAATCGGCGGCTGAGCGCGGCGCGCCGGCGCCCTGGCGTGAGCATCACCACCTCACGCGACACCTTCAATCTGGTCAAAACCACGCCGGGCGCGGTGGTGCTGGCGGGCAAGACGCTGGTGCCGGGCCTGGCCTGGGACGACAGCTCGAAGCGCTGGGTCAACATGCGCTCGATGATGCTCGCCCAGGTACCGGCGCGGAGCGCGCTGGTCGGGCTCTACGAGAGCGTGCGCGAGAATCCCATCACCTGGATCCCGATCTTCCTCATCCTCTCGGTGGCGATGCTCGCCACTCTGGTCGCCGCCTTCGATTTCGCGATGGTGCGCGGCATGGCCGGAAGCATCACGGCCGCCATCGACGCGCTGAAGCGCGGGGCGGCGCGGCTGGAGGCCGGCGTGCTCGATCAGAGTATCGAGGTCAAGGGCGACGACGATCTCTGGAGCGTCGCCGGCACTTTCAATCGCGCGCTGGTGGGACTCCAGCGCGCGCGCGAGCTGGAAGCCGAGAGGACCCGCATCGAGAGCGAGCTGGCGCTCGCGCGCCAGATCCAGGCGCGACTGCTCCCGCTCAAGCCGCCGCGGATCGAGGGCTTCGAGATCGCGGGGGTCAGCGAGTCCGCCCGCGAAGTGGGCGGCGACTACTTCGACCACTTTCCACTCGACGAGCATCGCGTGTTACTGGTGATCGCCGATGTCTCCGGGAAGGGTGTTCCGGCAGCGCTGTTGATGTCGGCGTTCCGGGCCTCGCTGATGAGCCGCGAACTCTCCACCTCCGACCCCGTGAAGCTGGCGGGGCAGCTCAACGAATTCCTCCTGCACAGCGTCGAGATGGGAAAGTTCGTCACCGCTTTCCTGGCGTTCGCCGACTCGCGCGCCGGCACGCTCGACTACGTGAGCGCGGGTCACAATCCGGCGGTGTTGTGGCGCGCCGATGGCTCGCACGAGCTCCTGAACGAGGGCGGCGTGATGTTGGGCATCATGCCCGGTGCTCCCTATTCCGCGGGACGATCGCGATTCGGACCTGGCGATCTGTTGGTGCTCTACACCGACGGCGTCACCGAGGGCGCCGACGCCGCCGGGCGAATGTGGGGCGAGGAGCGTCTCATCGAGACGCTCGCGCACGAGCGCTCGACCTCGTGCGATCGTCTGGCGCGGCTGATCGCCGAGCGCGTGCGCGTGTTCGAGGGCGAGCAGGGCCCGGCCGATGACATCACGTTGCTGGTCGCTCGACGGACCTGA
- a CDS encoding hydroxyacid dehydrogenase: MKVLVSDRLEPSALAKLRAAGHDVVERLGVQGTELIAALEGCSALLIRGGTRVTGEVLRGARGLEVVARAGSGLDNVDVAEARRLGIAVVNAPAANSVSVAELVFGLLLAFERHLVPASAGLKQGKWERSAFVGAELAGRRLGLVGFGAIGRAMARRARAFEMEVSAFDPLLSNWPAEFEWVSRASLDSLLAGSDVVSLHVPLLPETRGLIGASQLARMRRSALLVNAARGGLVDEPALADALRAGGIRGAILDVFESEPPGSNPLLGLSNVLATPHLGASTEDAQRRAGAEVVERVIELLSRAGS; this comes from the coding sequence GTGAAGGTGCTGGTCTCGGATCGCCTCGAGCCCTCGGCGCTCGCGAAGCTGCGCGCCGCGGGACACGACGTGGTGGAGCGCCTCGGAGTTCAAGGCACCGAGTTGATCGCGGCGCTCGAGGGCTGCTCGGCACTGCTGATCCGCGGCGGCACCCGGGTTACCGGCGAGGTGCTGCGCGGCGCGCGCGGACTCGAGGTGGTGGCGCGCGCCGGCAGCGGACTCGACAACGTCGACGTGGCCGAGGCGCGGCGCCTGGGCATCGCGGTCGTCAATGCTCCGGCCGCGAATTCGGTCTCGGTGGCCGAGCTGGTGTTCGGGCTCCTGCTCGCTTTCGAGCGCCATCTGGTTCCGGCTTCGGCCGGACTCAAGCAGGGAAAATGGGAGCGCTCCGCCTTCGTGGGGGCGGAGCTCGCCGGACGGCGGCTCGGCCTGGTGGGATTCGGAGCGATCGGCCGTGCGATGGCGCGGCGCGCGCGCGCGTTCGAGATGGAGGTGAGCGCGTTCGATCCGCTGCTCTCCAACTGGCCCGCGGAGTTCGAATGGGTGAGCCGGGCCTCACTGGATTCGCTACTCGCCGGTTCCGACGTGGTCTCGCTGCACGTTCCGCTGCTGCCCGAGACGCGCGGTCTGATCGGCGCATCGCAACTCGCACGCATGAGACGTTCGGCGTTGCTCGTGAACGCGGCCCGCGGCGGGCTGGTGGACGAACCGGCGCTCGCCGACGCGCTGCGCGCCGGAGGGATTCGCGGCGCGATTCTCGACGTGTTCGAGTCCGAGCCGCCCGGCTCGAATCCGTTGCTCGGGCTCTCCAACGTGCTCGCGACCCCACACCTCGGCGCATCGACCGAGGACGCCCAGCGTCGCGCCGGGGCCGAGGTGGTCGAGCGCGTGATCGAGTTGCTGTCGCGCGCGGGGTCCTGA
- a CDS encoding alanine--glyoxylate aminotransferase family protein, with protein MKIRLFTPGPVEIPPRILRALAQVPPHHRTEGFRETLSRVVEQLRELHGTRGEVFLLSASGTGAMEAAVVNVMRAGEKALAITGGKFGERWVAILEAFGLAVEVVEVPWGSAVDPGEVAKRLDSDPAIAKVYATHSETSTGALHDVRELAHICRLRSRTLIVDAITSLAVHPLPQDDWGVDVVVCGSQKGLMVPPGIATVSLAPWAANLIEGDHPPRYYFDLRKARKSAPLGETAFTPPVSLVLALEEALAMIREEGLENIHARHRRLAHATRAGAERIGFRVFSSSPSHSVTALTPPAGIEAAAVVKRLRDRHGIVVAGGQDQLKGRILRIGHMGAYDLADVHLVLGALEECASALGQPASGAIAAATAAWDAA; from the coding sequence ATGAAGATCCGCCTGTTCACGCCCGGTCCGGTCGAAATCCCGCCGCGCATCCTGCGTGCTCTCGCGCAGGTGCCCCCGCACCATCGCACCGAAGGGTTCCGCGAGACACTCAGCCGCGTCGTCGAGCAGCTGCGCGAGCTTCACGGCACTCGAGGCGAGGTATTCCTGCTCTCCGCCTCCGGGACCGGCGCCATGGAGGCCGCGGTCGTCAATGTGATGCGCGCCGGTGAGAAGGCTCTGGCCATCACCGGCGGCAAGTTCGGCGAGCGCTGGGTGGCGATCCTCGAGGCGTTCGGGCTGGCGGTCGAGGTGGTGGAGGTGCCGTGGGGAAGCGCCGTCGATCCGGGCGAAGTCGCGAAGCGGCTCGATTCCGATCCCGCGATCGCCAAGGTGTACGCGACCCACAGCGAGACCTCGACCGGCGCGCTTCATGACGTGCGCGAGCTGGCTCACATTTGCCGGCTGCGTTCACGCACGCTGATCGTCGATGCGATCACCAGCCTCGCGGTGCATCCGCTGCCCCAGGACGATTGGGGAGTGGACGTGGTGGTGTGCGGTTCGCAGAAGGGCCTGATGGTCCCGCCCGGCATCGCGACCGTGAGTCTCGCCCCGTGGGCCGCGAACCTGATCGAAGGCGATCATCCGCCGCGCTACTACTTCGACCTGCGCAAGGCGCGCAAGAGTGCGCCGCTCGGCGAGACGGCGTTCACACCGCCGGTCAGCCTGGTCCTGGCGCTGGAGGAGGCGCTGGCCATGATCCGGGAAGAAGGTCTCGAGAACATTCACGCGCGTCATCGCCGGCTCGCTCATGCCACGCGCGCCGGCGCCGAGCGCATCGGATTTCGGGTGTTTTCGTCGAGCCCTTCCCACTCCGTCACGGCGCTCACGCCGCCCGCCGGCATCGAGGCGGCGGCGGTGGTGAAGCGGTTGCGCGATCGCCATGGGATCGTGGTCGCCGGGGGGCAGGATCAGCTGAAGGGCAGGATCCTGCGCATTGGCCACATGGGTGCCTACGATCTTGCCGACGTCCACCTGGTGCTCGGGGCGCTCGAGGAATGCGCTTCGGCGCTCGGACAACCGGCGTCCGGAGCGATCGCCGCGGCCACCGCGGCCTGGGACGCGGCGTGA
- a CDS encoding DUF2461 domain-containing protein → MPYFSSDSLRFLRGLARNNHKTWFEAHRDDYQQHVKEPIGELVEELAIRMQGFAPEMTGDPRRSVFRIHRDVRFSRDKSPYKTHAACWFYHRAGEGKVGREAEGGSAGFYFHLEPGGSMVGGGLWMPPRRDLNRLRAAIARDLSRFERAARDPRLRKRFGELSEEGMLKRLPRGYPCGHPAERWLKHQSFTVGRSLKDAEVTRAKLPAELARDFQLMLPLVRWINRELGFDA, encoded by the coding sequence ATGCCCTACTTCAGCTCCGATTCCCTGCGCTTCCTCCGTGGATTGGCCCGCAACAATCACAAGACCTGGTTCGAGGCCCACCGCGACGATTACCAGCAGCACGTGAAGGAGCCGATCGGCGAGCTGGTCGAGGAACTCGCCATCCGCATGCAGGGTTTCGCACCCGAGATGACCGGCGATCCCAGACGTTCGGTGTTCCGCATCCATCGCGATGTCCGATTCTCAAGAGACAAGTCGCCGTACAAGACCCACGCCGCCTGCTGGTTCTATCACCGGGCCGGTGAAGGCAAAGTGGGCCGTGAAGCCGAAGGCGGAAGCGCCGGGTTCTACTTTCACCTCGAGCCGGGTGGCTCGATGGTGGGCGGCGGCCTGTGGATGCCGCCGCGTCGCGATCTCAACCGGCTGCGCGCCGCGATCGCGCGCGACCTGTCACGCTTCGAGCGCGCCGCACGGGATCCCCGGCTGCGAAAACGATTCGGAGAGCTGAGCGAGGAAGGGATGCTGAAGCGCCTGCCGCGCGGCTATCCGTGCGGTCATCCCGCCGAGCGCTGGCTCAAGCACCAATCGTTCACGGTCGGACGCTCCCTGAAAGACGCCGAGGTGACCCGCGCGAAGCTTCCCGCCGAGCTGGCCAGAGACTTCCAGCTGATGCTGCCGCTGGTGCGGTGGATCAACCGGGAGCTGGGCTTCGACGCCTAG
- the lon gene encoding endopeptidase La, producing MSPNSRKSTRVNKPRPAPVESVAESARRRPVRMLTATRGDEVFTFRDRLPLLPLRDVVLFPYMTIPLLVGRLPSIHAIERAVAADRMLFVTAQKNSDVADPSHEELYAVGTVVRVLQLFRLPDGTMRVLVEGLCRARVERFQWSSQYYTVRVSQLEEGKGGGAEVEAQMRHVLELFHEYAHLNRRIPDEVPMTASNIADPVSLAHTLSAHLLVKVPQKQKLLEVSGVSERLQMLGEVLAGELEIVKLEKKIEGQVRSQVHKNQKEFYLNEQLKAIRKELGHQNEFASELEDLEAAIKKARMPREVHARAVKELDRLSKMSFMSPEATVVRNYLDWLVALPWRRVTRDRLDIREVEKILDEDHYGLRKVKERIVEYLSVLKLSGQHKGPILCFVGAPGVGKTSLGRSIARALGRRFVRVALGGVRDEAEIRGHRRTYIGSLPGRVIQSLRRAGTRNPVFLLDEVDKLGADFRGDPAAALLEVLDPEQNHTFNDHYLEVDFDLSRVMFICTANSLYSIPPALQDRMEVLRLPGYLDGDKLQIAKRFLVPKQVKAAGLAAGDLRITDAAILAIVNRYTREAGVRNLEREIAGLCRKVAKRKASGSLRGRTTLMPANLHKFLGPTRFIDTPVEKRSRVGVANGLAWTETGGDLLTIEVSILPGKGDLQLTGKLGEVMRESGQAALSYARARAQRLGLDKWFYRDIDVHVHVPEGASPKDGPSAGITMAVALISALTGIPTRPEVAMTGEITLRGTVLPIGGLNEKAVAARRSGIRTVLIPRANEKDLVELPDDVKESLEFVLVESMDQVLEHALERPVGVKPSPESRPTAGDDPSAHYAH from the coding sequence GTGTCTCCGAATTCACGGAAGAGCACCCGGGTGAACAAGCCGCGCCCCGCGCCGGTCGAGAGCGTGGCCGAGAGCGCCCGCCGCCGGCCGGTCCGAATGCTGACCGCGACCCGCGGCGACGAGGTCTTCACCTTCCGCGATCGGCTGCCGTTGCTCCCGTTGCGCGACGTGGTGCTGTTCCCCTACATGACGATTCCGCTGCTGGTGGGGCGCCTGCCCTCGATCCACGCGATCGAGCGCGCGGTGGCGGCCGATCGCATGCTGTTCGTCACCGCCCAGAAGAACAGCGATGTCGCCGATCCCTCGCACGAGGAGCTCTACGCGGTGGGCACGGTGGTGCGGGTGCTCCAGCTCTTCCGCTTGCCCGACGGCACCATGCGCGTCCTGGTCGAAGGCCTGTGTCGCGCCCGCGTCGAGCGGTTCCAGTGGTCCAGCCAGTACTACACCGTGCGGGTCAGCCAGCTCGAGGAGGGCAAGGGCGGCGGCGCCGAAGTGGAAGCGCAGATGCGACACGTGCTCGAGTTGTTCCACGAGTATGCGCACCTCAATCGGCGCATTCCCGACGAAGTCCCGATGACGGCGAGCAACATCGCCGATCCCGTCTCGCTCGCCCACACCCTCTCCGCGCATCTGCTGGTCAAGGTGCCGCAGAAACAGAAGCTGCTCGAGGTGAGCGGCGTGTCGGAGCGCCTGCAAATGCTGGGCGAGGTGCTGGCCGGCGAGCTCGAGATCGTCAAGCTCGAGAAGAAGATCGAGGGCCAGGTCCGCTCGCAGGTGCACAAGAACCAGAAAGAGTTCTATCTCAACGAGCAGCTCAAGGCGATCCGCAAGGAACTCGGCCACCAGAACGAGTTCGCGAGCGAGCTGGAAGACCTCGAGGCGGCGATCAAGAAGGCCCGCATGCCGCGCGAGGTCCATGCCCGCGCCGTGAAAGAGCTCGACCGGCTGTCGAAGATGAGCTTCATGTCGCCCGAAGCGACGGTGGTGCGGAACTATCTGGACTGGCTGGTCGCACTGCCCTGGCGACGCGTGACCCGCGACCGGCTCGACATCCGCGAAGTCGAGAAGATCCTCGACGAAGACCACTACGGCTTGCGCAAGGTCAAGGAGCGGATCGTCGAGTACCTGTCGGTTCTCAAGCTCTCCGGCCAGCACAAGGGCCCGATCCTGTGCTTTGTGGGGGCGCCGGGCGTCGGCAAGACCTCGCTGGGGCGCTCGATCGCGCGCGCCCTCGGCCGGCGCTTCGTGCGCGTGGCGCTGGGCGGCGTGCGCGACGAAGCCGAGATTCGCGGCCATCGCCGCACCTACATCGGCTCGTTGCCGGGCCGCGTCATCCAGAGCTTGCGGCGCGCCGGCACGCGCAACCCGGTCTTCCTGCTCGATGAAGTGGACAAGCTCGGCGCCGACTTCCGCGGCGATCCGGCGGCGGCGCTGCTCGAGGTCCTGGACCCCGAGCAGAATCACACCTTCAACGATCACTACCTCGAGGTCGATTTCGATCTGTCGCGGGTGATGTTCATCTGCACCGCGAATTCACTGTACTCGATCCCGCCGGCCCTGCAGGACCGTATGGAGGTGCTGCGATTGCCGGGCTACCTCGATGGCGACAAGCTCCAAATCGCGAAGCGCTTTCTGGTGCCGAAGCAGGTGAAGGCGGCCGGGCTGGCCGCCGGCGATCTGAGGATCACCGACGCCGCGATTCTGGCGATCGTCAACCGCTACACGCGCGAGGCCGGCGTGCGCAATCTCGAGCGCGAGATCGCGGGTCTGTGCCGCAAGGTCGCGAAAAGGAAGGCGTCGGGTTCGCTGCGCGGCCGCACCACCCTGATGCCCGCCAATTTGCACAAGTTCCTCGGTCCCACGCGCTTCATCGACACGCCGGTCGAGAAGCGCTCGCGGGTCGGGGTGGCGAACGGCCTGGCCTGGACCGAGACCGGGGGCGACCTGCTCACGATCGAGGTCTCGATCCTGCCCGGAAAGGGCGACCTTCAGCTCACCGGCAAGCTCGGCGAGGTCATGCGCGAGTCGGGTCAGGCGGCGCTGTCGTACGCGCGCGCGCGCGCGCAACGGCTCGGCCTCGACAAGTGGTTCTACCGCGACATCGACGTCCACGTGCACGTGCCGGAGGGCGCGAGTCCCAAGGACGGACCGTCGGCGGGCATCACCATGGCGGTGGCGCTGATCAGCGCGCTCACCGGCATTCCCACGCGCCCGGAAGTCGCCATGACCGGCGAGATCACGCTGCGCGGCACGGTGCTTCCGATTGGCGGCCTGAACGAGAAGGCGGTGGCCGCGCGTCGATCCGGCATCCGCACCGTCTTGATCCCGCGCGCCAACGAGAAGGACCTGGTCGAGCTCCCCGATGACGTGAAGGAGAGTCTGGAGTTCGTGCTGGTCGAGTCGATGGATCAGGTGCTCGAACACGCCCTCGAGCGGCCGGTCGGCGTCAAGCCCTCGCCGGAGTCACGCCCGACCGCCGGCGACGATCCGTCGGCGCACTACGCCCACTAG